A region of the Conger conger chromosome 6, fConCon1.1, whole genome shotgun sequence genome:
TGATCCTTGTTCAGGGGCCTGAAAGTGCTCGTTcaccaaaacattttctttttcaatatgATGCACTGCACATCCACAAAAGGTCCATAACatctaaaaaacaaaaagtatacCGTGTCTAGACACTTCTCAGTTTCGAACACACTATCACATTCCTTTTCTCTTCTAATTATGGGTTTCTACTCAGCAAAAATGATTAGGGCAAATGCCACTGCAACATCTTAACATTACAAATGATTTGCCCAGTGGAGCAACTTGGTTAGAAGGCACTGGTAGGTAAATGTGACTTCCAGCATGAATTGATTTAATGAATTATTGGACATTTAGGCTTACTGTGCTAACTGTTTATGTAGAATATGCAAACAAAACTGTTTGGATGCATTGCAaattgtgttcagtgtgtgcagACAAATTATATTTGTAAACTGGTACTTTACTCAGTGGAGaccaaaattaaaaaacaataactTGGTGAGTTGGTTATCAAACCAGTTGCAACATTTCTCACTGCAACTCTTTCTAATTGTGTGGCAGGGACTTATGGTATGTTTTGCAGTCGCGTGAccacaatttttattttctattccaCCACAGTCGGATCTAATTGgcattgtgtattttatttgcacTTGCTCTTTCTCATAAAAACACCCAACAATTACAGTCAGCctgaacaaaatattttactttcattgtAAAAATCAGAACAGTATTTTGGCtatatttttatgcattgtCCATGTGGCTTATCTGTTGTGattaacaacaacagcaacaaaaaatgGTATGTATAGTTAAATCTAGCAGATTTGTAGATCCAGTTTCAGTGCATGTCCTGTTTTCAGTCTTAAAGGGGCAAAGTATCCATCCAAATACTTTCTCTGAGATTTAACATTACATGACTATTATTTAttgctgacgctcttatccaaagtcacttgcagttgattagactaaacagggggcaatccccctggggcaatgtgggggtcaatggccttggtcaagggcccaacggctgtctgttcttattgtggctacaccagggcatgaaccaccaaccttccaggacccagtcatgtaccttagccactaggcataTTGTGCCTTAGTACCTTAGCTGATTTGGCATATTTTCTAAATTAGTTTTCTAGGTGAAGTTCTCCTTGATACAGCGGACCTCTACAGAGGCATTCAGTGTGCTGAAAATGTAGATTTGAGAAGTTCAGGAGCATCGTCCATTTCCTAATATGCCATGGTTGCTCACAAACATCCACAGGGCCTCATCTGTGCATGTTTCATTAAGAACACTTATTGATCTACCTGAAGGACGGCAACTGTGTATACCCAAGCAAAGTCTTATGCAGATGGACTAGCCTGAAACCTGAGGGGTAGTGatgtttgtggaaaatgactgcCTGCACAAGACTCCGCTTGGATGTACACAGTTTGGATGTTTGTCTGTAGCCGTGACATTCTATGTGGAAAGAAAGGTTGCTGAAGAATTTTTAGAATCAAAATTTTCAACACAGTAAGTGCCCAAAAAACAGAGTTAATGCAAATCTTTTGTATCAAGGTGAACTGCATCTAGAAAACTCAGTCAAATCTCAGCGAAACTATCCATCCACGTACTTCGTATTCTGGGTATTTagaaaaatactttatttttggGTCAACTGCCCCCTTTATTTAGTTTGACACCATGTGATATTTAACAATTAAAACGTTGTTCGGAATGATACTTTTGACAAAGACTACGAAGTACTTTGAAAGAACAGACCTGTTTAATTTAGTGACCTCTTAGAAAAATGTCAACCCAGAGAGCCCAGTGATGAAATATTAAATTCCAGGAGATTGAGTAAATGGAAAtgattttacacaaaaatgatGTGATTTTTGAACGTACCATTTCCTGGAGTCACTAAGGGCAGAGTGGTCCATCATGGTTTTAATGCACTTGCCAAAAAATTATTCCTACCCAGCCTTGACAATCGCCATGGGCCATAAAAGTCCCTGCCCCTTTGtcttaaaatactgcatttccaCCCCAGTTGTAGCCAATAGAGCCAAAACACTGGTCTGGAAGTATTGAGAAGGCTAGACTCGGTTATCTTGTCTGGTGCTTATGGTGTGTTTGGCCTTCCTTTGCGACAGAACTGGACGATGGGCTCCTTCCTGTTCCCTTTCACCTCGTCAGCCCAGTCCAGACTTCCCTGCCGCTCAAACTGCGTCTGCGTTCTGGCTTCAGGGTGTAAGGAGAGCAAGGTTGCAAAGTGCTGGGCCTGCCAACACTGTAATTCAGAGCTGGTTTCCCAGCCCGAGCCAGAGCAGGCTGTGTTGCAGCTTACCTTCAGCCACCCCGGTAAACAGAAATCAACATGGCCGCTTTGAGAGTGACACTGAAAGGAAATTGCCCGTTTGAAGCCCACTATATTAATTAAAGATGACTGTGCTTTGACTGAGTGCAAAACCTTTTCCTCCGCATGCCAGTTATGTCTACACGAAGGCTTACTACTGTTTCTTCTGttaatgtgtgctttgtttttgtttttttctctctttcacactcccTGTCTTTATACATGGGGCAGCTTATAGCctagtctagtggctaatgtgcttgGCTGGGACCAGGAAGTTGGGTGGGCtaagtgtagccacaataagatcagtgcagttgttgggcccttgagcaaagcacttaaccccacagtgctccaggCGGGTTTAGTCTGATCAACCGGaagtcgctgtggataaaggTTTCGCCCGAATAACTGATGTATTTCCTGCTCCCTCCGACCCCCGCGACCTGCTCCAGATCCCGCATGGCCCACGTGTAGCGGACGCATCGAGGTCCCAGGCGCGAGGAAGAGGGTGCGGCGGGCTGGAGCGTGGAGATGAAGGCCACCCACCAGAAGAACTCGGTGCGGATCCTGGCTGGTCGCGAGCGGGGGGCGCAGGGGCAGGGCTCCCAGCGCCTCCTGCAGCAGCTGGTGGAGGAGAAGGCCCGCGGGATGAAGTGGCAGAGCCAGGtgaggctgagcccagccacggGCCCAGGCTTCTGATCGTTCCCTGTGCTGGAACGTCGCCTTAAACATGAAGTTGAAGCTGACTTAGGGAAACGGGAGATAAATCCTGTCAGAGGGTGTGTTTACAAAATTcatatggttaaaaaaaaaagaaggtatttACAGggtcatttttaatatttagacATCTATGCGGTTGGGATTTTACAGAAACCGAGATTAAGCCTGAGAAATACGAggttgccttttttttcttttcaaaaaaccACGATCATGGTTTTGACTTGCCAGTCAAGTGCAGCAACACCCTCCTACAGGATGAATTACTTCAGTACCATTGTAAAACAACGTTTGGTTTCTAGGAACTAACCATAAACCAGTCGAGGAACAACTttgcctgtacaccagcttcttaatgcaaacatttaatcagccaattatgtgggagcaactcaatgcataaaagcatgcagatgcgGTGGAGAGGATCAGCTGAGTCTACATTGGCTCTGATTGGAACATACTATGAAATGGGTGTACGgtgcatatttcatatttgtataaTGTATTTGCTTCTGTATAATTCCACAGAAAGTAGAGTTGCCGGATAGCCCTCGCTCAACATTCCTGTTGGCGTTCAGCCCAGACAGGTAAGAAGGCCGTCCAGTAGAATAGCTTCTCACGCTTCACTGTGAGTTACTTCATGCCCAATGGGCCGTGACCTTTTTATGGACCTGCTGTTTGATAAGGTGATGAAAGAAAGTTGTTCTTTAAAAACCAGGCCTTGTAAGGGCCATAATGTTGCATTCTGAAAGAACTCTTCGAAGCTCCGGCAGTTGACTCAGTAATCGTGTTCTTATGCTTTGTGCCACACAGGACCCTAATGGCTTCTACTCATGTCAATCACAACATCTACATCACGGAGGTGAAAACGGGCAAGTGCATCCACTCCCTGGTGGGCCACCGCCGCACCCCGTGGTGCGTGACCTTTCACCCCACCATTTTGGGACTGGTGGCCTCTGGGTGCCTTGACGGGGAGGTCCGCATTTGGGATCTGCATGTGAGTGCTGCTCGCCTACGTGCAATAATACGTTTCAGCGTTGCCGGGGTTAGAAAAGCCttttttaaaggcccacacgcatagttttagttttttttgagCTTTTCGTATCATCATGGAGCTATTTTTCCTAGCGTTTTGTCAAACGATTTACCACGtgacatgacgtatgtttttgcataattatcggatgattATATTCctgaaaccaggaagagaaaacTAATGCGCGTGGGCCTTTAAGagcttttttgttctttatttatttctttattttcattattttttgttgtgctCAATGCTCAATGTGTCGCACAACTGTGGCCTAAATCTGTTTTCCCTTACTGTTGTTTCCACCAAAGACATCTGTTCATAGACAGCTGTGGATCCAAGCTAATGCAAATACCAGAGAAATTATGATTTAAGCGTAGTGGCTTGGACCTGTCAGGCCACGTTTTACTATCTTTGCAACTTGCCAAACTTTTCACTGTACCGTAGCGTGATAAATTAGTAGAAAGTTGTTGTCAAAAAAACGTCTGTGtagattcttttttttgctgtacAAAGCATACAAAACATTGTGGAGGATTATTTTTGGCGTTAAAAAAAGGGCTGGGATTGTTTGGCTGTTGCGTAGCGCTTGTTGGCTCGGTCTTTGTTTCTGCGAGCGCTCTGACCTCAGTTCCCCTGCCTCTGCGCCCggcattcctctctctccagggcgGCAGCGAGAGCTGGTTCACTGAGAGCAATGTGGCTATCGCTTCCCTGGCCTTCCACCCAACCGCCCAGCTCCTCCTCATCGCCACCAACAACGAGGTGCACTTCTGGGACTGGAGCCGGCGTGAGCCCTTCGCTGTGGTTAAGACTGCCAGTGAGACGGAGAGAGTCAGGTCTGGTCCCTCTCCCATCTCTAAAATGGCTTCTCTAAAATGGCTTCTTTAGACAAGGTTACATTATGTTACGAACACTCAGCAAACGCCCTTGTCCTGTGCGACTTACTGAAGGGAACGTCATCACTAGTCTTAGGAACACCGAGGTAGTGTGTCGCCATGAAGGCACAAAAAGcacatttacattatattacattagttatttggctgacgcttttatccaaagcaacttcgagttgattagactaagaagggggcagtcccccctggaacaatgtgagGTTAacggcctcgctcaagggcccacagctgcacagatgCTTAGTGTTGCTACACtgaggattgaaccaccaaccctctaagtcccagtcaagcaccttagccactaggctatattCTAGTATTCGGCTAGTATTCTTCAGATGGAATACTAAACtacatttcacatttgtatTGTAACAAACAAAAACCTAGGTTTACATAGCTATATCTATAGCATTCTTCAAAAAGTAGTCCAAGAAATAAATGAGAGGAGGTTCTTCTGCATGTGTTGGAAGATGGGCAACGGCATTTAacagcatgcttttatttttttattttttatttttttgtgcaggCTGGTCAGATTTGATCCCTTGGGTCACAACCTTTTGACAGCCATTGTCAACCCTTCAAACCAACAGGTGAGATGAGAATAATAATCCAAATAATACTAAActtgacttatttttatttgtcacCTGCCTGAATTGTTCACATAATTACTTAAACCTTGGCAACAGAATGAATCGCAGGTCAAACATCTTCTCAGTGGGGTGTGATGCCATTGGTGTGATGAGATCCAGTTCCTTGAGGACGGCACTGTACTGCACAATATGTATTAATATGCCCACTTCTGCTGCGGGTTGACCTGTACTATGTTAATGTGTTTGTCAAGGTGGTCCACTGAAGGGTAGTTAAACCTTTCATCCCCAaacccaatatgaagtggcttcACCTAGACCCCAGGGGCTTTAGTTGAGAGAATTTAGTAGGGACCCAAAACAATtgtttggttgaaaaggtatatggTCATTTTTTTTACCGTTTTGGTAGTTTTGCGGTAGTTACGgttgagtgccatatggcattcTTGGGACCGAAAGGGTAGATGTTGTTCCTGTCGTGGTTTGGTGTGAGTTAACCGGCGCGCCCCCTCTGTTCGCCTCCTGGCAGAGTGACGACGACTCCGAGGTTCCCATGGACAGTGTGGAGATGCCCCACTTCCGCCAGCGCTCCTTCCTGCAGTCCCAGCCCGTGCGCCGCACGCCCATCCTGCACAACTTCCTGCACATCCTGTCGTCCCGCAACTCTGGGTCTCAGGCCGGCGAGCAGCCCTCGCCCGCGGAGGAGAGCCCGGCTCCCCCCAGCCTGCCCTCCGGGCGCTACACCTCGCTCCGCGACCGGCCGGCCTACCAGGGCTGCGTGCAGCACCTGGGCATGGTGTGCTTCTGCAGCCGCTGCTCGGTGGCCCGCACCCCCTCGCCCGGGGAGGAGCCGCCGcccgccccctccccgcccccggCCTCCGCCgacctcctgccccccctccacGCCTCCACCTTCTCCTCGGCCCGCACCGAGCCCAGGCAGCCCTCGGAGCCCCGCGGGCCCGACCGGCCCTCGGCCTTCAGCAGCGTGTACAGCAGCGCCGCCGGGAACTCGCTGCGCAGCCTCTCCTCCGCCCCCACGCGCCGAGGCCTCCTGGGCCTGGTGGCCGGCCAGCCCCTGAGCCACCAGCCGCCCAGCCGGGACCCCTCCGGCCGCCTGGCGGGCGCCGACTGGACGGGCAGCATGCTGAACGTCCGctcggagggagggggaagcgGCGGGATGCCGCCGCCCAGGACTAGCGCCTCGTCCGTCAGCCTGCTGTCGGTGCTCAGGCAGCAGGAGGGCTCGTCGCAGACGCCCGTCTACACCTCCGCCACCGAGGGCCGGGGGTTCCACCCGTCTGGGGCCGGCCCCAGCGCCGGCGGGAGCGGCAGCGGCGGGGGCAGTAACCTGGGGGGCGGCGCCGGGACCAGCAGCGGACACCACCcgctgggggagggagggcggaaCAGCCCGGCCTCCATCCGCAAGGTGCTCCAGTGCAACCTGAGCCGGTACTTCATGGAGTACGACCGGCTGCAGGACATGGAGCAGTCCATGGGCGGCGAGGCGGGCCAGGAGCAGCCCAGCACCACGCAGGAGCTGCTCAACAACAACATGGACCCCGACCGGCCGGGCCCGTCCCACTACCAACCGCCGCCGCACAGCAGCGAGAACAGCTCCAGCCTCTCCCGAGGCCATCTTAACCGCTGCCGCGCGTGCCACAACCTGCTCACCTTCAACCACGACACGCAGCGCTGGGAGCGCACCGCGCAGGCCTCCTCCACGTCCAGCGAGGACGCCTCCCCCTGGCAGCCTCCCGGCTCCGCCTTCGAGGCCCTGGGCCAGGGGGGCTCGCGAGAGCCCCACCCCCCGGAGAGACGGGCGGTGCCCGTGGCCGCCGTGCCCAGCGCGGGAGGGCCTGTCACCGACCCCGGGCCTTTCCCCCGCCCGGGGTCCTccggccagcagggggagcagaCAGTGGGGCTGGTGTACAACCAGGAGACGGGCCAGTGGGAGCGAGTTTACAGGCAGACCGCCGCCAGCCGAACCAGGAATGTATCACAAGAGGCCTTAAACCAGGAAGTGCCTGAGGAGAACTCGGACGAGGATTCCCTGAGGAGGTAAGGGCTCTGGCGGTTATGCGCCATTTCGGTTCTTCTTTAGCACTGTAGGTTTTGCACTGATACCTCCAGCTCATCTACTGAGAAACATTTGTGGTCTAATTCTGTTTTGTCTGGTTTCCTCAATGCTGCTGAGCGCAAATGTTATCTTTTGGTATCGCAACTGTCCTTGTGTAAAGACTGTGCTTTTTTCTTGGCACGTTAACTCCTCTGGTAGCCCTTATCCTGCACTTAACTGACATTTCAACTGAGCTGACCAGCCAGGGACAGAAACTCTTTCTGGTCACATGATAGCCATTTGCAGTTAAGGTTTGAACCAGTTAATCATCTGAAACTGACTTGTTCTATAGCTGCTTTCCCACAAGGAAAATTACTATGTGGTATTTTACTGTGTTAATCACATAATGGCACCAGTAGTTGTTGTTTTGTCAACTGAGGCTCTCTAGCCAGAGAAACTACAGTTTGCTAACAATCTTGCCAATTAACAGAGTGATCCAGCCatattttaatgttaatgtataCTTAACTTTTCAaacttttatataaatatataacatGGAATATGTGACTGACAAGATATACTGCACAGCTTGTTACTAAGCTTGgctgtcatttattttgtgtgtttactcAGTTTACTTCTTTGATTGCAGTAGTAAGATGAATGTAGCTTGATGGAGTCCTGGTGAAACAAATGTGGTTTTGAGTGCTGGGTCCCTTAATGTCACGGCTTTGCTCACACTAACATTTAAAAGAGGCAATGGGGACAGCACTTGTGCATGTctggga
Encoded here:
- the ambra1a gene encoding LOW QUALITY PROTEIN: activating molecule in BECN1-regulated autophagy protein 1A (The sequence of the model RefSeq protein was modified relative to this genomic sequence to represent the inferred CDS: deleted 2 bases in 2 codons): MKATHQKNSVRILAGRERGAQGQGSQRLLQQLVEEKARGMKWQSQKVELPDSPRSTFLLAFSPDRTLMASTHVNHNIYITEVKTGKCIHSLVGHRRTPWCVTFHPTILGLVASGCLDGEVRIWDLHGGSESWFTESNVAIASLAFHPTAQLLLIATNNEVHFWDWSRREPFAVVKTASETERVRLVRFDPLGHNLLTAIVNPSNQQSDDDSEVPMDSVEMPHFRQRSFLQSQPVRRTPILHNFLHILSSRNSGSQAGEQPSPAEESPAPPSLPSGRYTSLRDRPAYQGCVQHLGMVCFCSRCSVARTPSPGEEPPPAPSPPPASADLLPPLHASTFSSARTEPRQPSEPRGPDRPSAFSSVYSSAAGNSLRSLSSAPTRRGLLGLVAGQPLSHQPPSRDPSGRLAGADWTGSMLNVRSEGGGSGGMPPPRTSASSVSLLSVLRQQEGSSQTPVYTSATEGRGFHPSGAGPSAGGSGSGGGSNLGGGAGTSSGHHPLGEGGRNSPASIRKVLQCNLSRYFMEYDRLQDMEQSMGGEAGQEQPSTTQELLNNNMDPDRPGPSHYQPPPHSSENSSSLSRGHLNRCRACHNLLTFNHDTQRWERTAQASSTSSEDASPWQPPGSAFEALGQGGSREPHPPERRAVPVAAVPSAGGPVTDPGPFPRPGSSGQQGEQTVGLVYNQETGQWERVYRQTAASRTRNVSQEALNQEVPEENSDEDSLRRRLLESSLISLSRYDMSGSRDHPIYPDPARLSPAAYYAQRMIQYLSRRDSIRQRSLRYQQNRLRPLASSSSDSTASNTAPSMENNEVDFEEYEDNGDRARHRTPRNARMSAPSLGRFVPRRFLLPEYLPYAGIFHERGQPGLATHSSVNRVLAGAVIGDGQSAVASNIANTTYRLQWWDFTKFDLPEISNASVNVLVQNCKIYNDASCDISADGQLLAVFIPSSQRGFPDEGILAVYSLAPHNLGEMLYTKRFGPNAISVSLSPMGRYVMVGLASRRILLHPTTDHMVAQVFRLQQPHGGETSMRRVFNVVYPMAPDQRRHVSINSARWLPEPGLGLAYGTNKGDLVICRPVDSRSDGDGPADHSAEPMFTVNNSNSTSVPGGTERQGTSRANWRSDRDMGLMNAIGLQPRHPAPSVTSQGTQTPVLQLQNAETQTDRDLQEAGTSQTASHAPGDLEHPSTSSGYSSGADRRPESPPRPQPQDGRAAETSTEAGTSTTGEASELGSSEDALSRIRRLIAEGGMTAVVQREQSTTMASMGGFGNNIVVSHRIHRGSQTGADSRANAAPPGSPPCPSTSYRFPVTVTRARVPAPTLRLTEGAPELAGTPGPLPFPPPADPAAPMDIDDVFESGRLVGSSSPSSSSSSSSSSSSSFSPDSSPSVNANNNNNNGGVGGADQLGDPYSR